The genomic interval GACTCCGGGCGGCCGATGACCGCCCAGACGCCGGTGCTGCTGGCTTCCACAAGCAAGTCCCTCACAGCCATCGCCGTGATGCAGCAGGTGGAGGCCGGCCGCCTGCTGCTGGATGAGCCGGTGCAGACCTACCTACCCTGGTTCACGCTGGACGACAGCCGCTCGCAAGCCATCACAGTCCGCCACCTGCTCCACCAGGCCAGCGGCATGTCGTCCAAGGACACGGCCTTCGAAGCCTCAGACGCGCAGGGCCCGGAGGCTCTCGAAGAAGGGGTCCGCGCCCTGTCGGGCTCCGCGCTGGCCGGTGAACCGGGCGAGGCCTTCCACTACGCCAGCGCCAACTTCAACATCCTGGGCCTCCTGGTGCAGACAGTCTCCGGCCAGCCTTTCGGGGAGTACCTGGAGCAGCACGTCTTCGGGCCGCTGCAGATGGCCCACAGCCATCCCACGCAGGCTGCCGCACGCGCGGACAATGCGGCCGCCGGCTACTCGCTCTGGTTCGGCTCGTTCTGGCGCCAGACCGACGTGCCCGCACCTACCACCGGCATGCCGTCGTCCACCCTGTACGCCTCGGCCGAGGACCTCGGCCATCAGCTGATTGCACTGCTCGACGGCGGACGGTACGGCGATGCCCGTATCCTCCGGCCCGAGAGCGCGGCGGCGATGTTCGAGCCTCTTGTGCAGGTGGACGGGTCCAAGGGGTACGCGATGGGGTGGTTCACCCGGCCGCTCGCGGAGTCCGCCGATCCCGCAGCACAGCCCGTCCCCGAGCAGGACTTGCCGCTGCTCCTGGAGCATCAGGGCGAATGGGGCAACAGCCACACCTACCTGGCGATGGTTCCAGAGTCCGGCCTTGGCGTCGCCCTGGTCATCAACGGCAATGACACCGCCGCCCCGTCACGGCTGAAGGCCATTGACACCAACGTCCTGCGGATCCTCCACGGGCAGTCCCCGGTTCCCGCGGTTGTCTTCGAGGACTGGCTGCAGCGTTACAGCTGGGCCGTGTCCTTCGCCCTGCTGCTGGCGGAGCTGGTGAGCCTGTGGCTGGCGCTGCGGTTCCTGCTCCGGCGGCGGGCCGCATCCCAGAAACGGTGGGTGCCTCTGGCGTGGGGCGTTGCGGCTCTCGCGCTGGACGGGTTTGCCCTGTGGCTGTGCCTCAGCTACGCCCCGGCCCGGTTCGATACCCACCTGTTCGTGATCATCCGCCAGTTTCCCGACGTCGGCATCTCGCTGATGCCGGTGCTCGTGCTGGCCATTGCCTGGCCTATCCCGCGGACGGTGTGGCTGCTTGCAACACTGTGGGTGGGATCCCGCCCGCAACTAGCCCGTTCAGGCTCCGGCTGGCGCGGCGTGGCCTAGAGTGCAGCGTTCGCCGTCAGCGGGGCGCCGTCGTGGGCCACTTTGACGGTGACCCGGCCCCGAAACGGCTCAAACCGCGGCGTGTCCATGTCAAAGTGCCCCAGTTCGGCTACTCGTGCAGTTACGGGGAAGTCCAGCGCGGTGATGCCGCTGAACGTGCTCAGCACTCCCTGGCCTGGATCAGCACTAAAGCCGACAGCCGCGGACACCTTCCAGAGGAAAGGTATCCGCGGCATTAATCGTCCGATTCGCTTACTTGTCGCACCCGATTCCGTCGCGGTCTCTGTCGAGGTGCGTCCCATATCCCGGTGTTCCGGCATAGATGGGCGCCGCACCTGCTGCGCGTGCCGCAGTGCAGTTTGCGTAGTACACGGCTGCAGGCGCCTTGACTGCCGGGGCTGGTGCAGGTGCAGGTGCGGGTGCGGGTGCGGGTGCGGGTGCGGGTGCGGGTGCGGGTGCGGGGACTACTGGAGCTGGCTTCGCGGCCTGCGCGGCTGCCTGATCTGCCGCAGCTTTCTCGGCCGCAGCCTTGTCCGCCACAACCTTTGCTGCAGCAGCCGTCTCTGCTGCCACCTTGTCGGCGGCGGCCTTATCCGCCGCGGCCTTTTCCGCCGCAGCCTTCTCAAGGTTCTTGACGCCGAGGTGAACGGTGGAGCCCTTTGCCAACTGTGCACCTCCCGTTGGGTCTTGGGACGTCACCTGCCAGTTCTTCTTTGAAATGATCGTCTTGCCGTCGACGGTGTCCACAGCCTCGACCTTGAACCCGAGATCTTCCAGTTGATCCGTGGCCTTATCTAGAGTCAGGCTCATCACGTCTGGAACCGTGGCCGCATCTGCAGCCACTGCATCAGCGCTTGAAGTTGCTGAAGCCTGCTTGCCACTGCATCCCGTCATCATGAGGCCGGTCAGCACAATTAATGTCAGTGTCTTCTTCATTTTTCCCCCTTGGAAAATTTTCTGAATTGGTGGAGTGATTGGGCGTGGCTAGCTCTCGCAGGCCACACCGTCGGAATCGCGGTCCAGCCCGGCCCGATAACCGGCCTGGCCGGCATAGATCGGAGCGGCGCCGGCGGCCTTGGCGGCCGTGCAGTTGGCGTAGTAAGCGGCCGGAGCTGCCGGAACAGGTGCAGGTGCCGGCACAACCGGCACGGGAGCAACCGGGACAGGGGCGGGTGCCACAGCCGCCGGGGCCGGAGCAGGAACTACAGGAGCAGCTGCCCCCGCCGGTGCAGGTGCCGCGGCCGGCGCCTGCGTCGCGGCGACTGGTGCCTGCTGGTTAGTTGGTGCGAGCTGGCCGGAGCAGTCGGCCAGGATCCTGGCCATCGCGTCGTGCTCCGCCTGGGTGACCCACAGGCTGTACGTTGCCTTCACCGAAATCTGCCGGGCCACGTATTCGCACCGGAAGCCCTTGTTCGGCGGCAACCAGGTGGCTGCGTCGCCGTCGCCCTTTTTCATGTTGGTGGGACCATCCGTGGACTGGAGGTTCAGAGAGTCATTCGCGAAGGCTGTCCGCTGCTCCGTGGTCAGCTGCTGCGCGCCCTTCTGCCAGGCGTCGCTGAGGGCAACAACATGGTCGATCTGGACGGCGCTGCTCGTAGCGCTCCCCCGCAGGAAGCTGATGCTCGTACCCGTGTAGGGGTCCGCCAGCATGCCGGACTGAACCTTGCAGGGCACGCTGTTGGTGTAGGTGATCGCCGTGAGGTCGCGCTTGAGCATGTCATTCCGGGTGTCACAGCCATTGCGGTCAACGTCCATCCAGGCCTGCCCGAACAGCGCGCGGTCATAGCCCGTCTTGGGCGCCCGGCCCTTGATGGGAAGGGTGGCCAGCAGGTCGATCGCCTTGGTAGCAAAGGCCGGCTGCGTCTTCGGCGCCGTGACGTCGTTCGCAACGAAGCTTGGAGTCTCAGGATCGAGCGGGGCGCCCGTCGCCTGTGCGGTTGGAACGGACGACGGCGTCGGCGTGGCTTTTGCAGATGCGCTCGCTGTGGCGGTTCCCGGCGAGGCATTCCAGTCCGAGGAGGCTGCCTGAAGGTCCTCCGCATTCGTCCGCGGCAACGCGGCGGCACCGCCGATGAAGAGAGCAAAGGAAACCCCCAGGGCGATGGCCCCTGCCTTCCGCTTGGCCGGG from Pseudarthrobacter sp. SSS035 carries:
- a CDS encoding serine hydrolase, which encodes MRAISWSVRCLLLCFLAAGILGGANPPATVQASPEQTYATLDSFLQQQIDTLGIPGTAIAVVRDGVQVHSAAFGRADDSGRPMTAQTPVLLASTSKSLTAIAVMQQVEAGRLLLDEPVQTYLPWFTLDDSRSQAITVRHLLHQASGMSSKDTAFEASDAQGPEALEEGVRALSGSALAGEPGEAFHYASANFNILGLLVQTVSGQPFGEYLEQHVFGPLQMAHSHPTQAAARADNAAAGYSLWFGSFWRQTDVPAPTTGMPSSTLYASAEDLGHQLIALLDGGRYGDARILRPESAAAMFEPLVQVDGSKGYAMGWFTRPLAESADPAAQPVPEQDLPLLLEHQGEWGNSHTYLAMVPESGLGVALVINGNDTAAPSRLKAIDTNVLRILHGQSPVPAVVFEDWLQRYSWAVSFALLLAELVSLWLALRFLLRRRAASQKRWVPLAWGVAALALDGFALWLCLSYAPARFDTHLFVIIRQFPDVGISLMPVLVLAIAWPIPRTVWLLATLWVGSRPQLARSGSGWRGVA
- a CDS encoding excalibur calcium-binding domain-containing protein gives rise to the protein MKKTLTLIVLTGLMMTGCSGKQASATSSADAVAADAATVPDVMSLTLDKATDQLEDLGFKVEAVDTVDGKTIISKKNWQVTSQDPTGGAQLAKGSTVHLGVKNLEKAAAEKAAADKAAADKVAAETAAAAKVVADKAAAEKAAADQAAAQAAKPAPVVPAPAPAPAPAPAPAPAPAPAPAPAVKAPAAVYYANCTAARAAGAAPIYAGTPGYGTHLDRDRDGIGCDK
- a CDS encoding DUF1524 domain-containing protein, which codes for MIIGAFSGGFGGALVVLAISAAITGLYVMATGRRSWAWLPAKRKAGAIALGVSFALFIGGAAALPRTNAEDLQAASSDWNASPGTATASASAKATPTPSSVPTAQATGAPLDPETPSFVANDVTAPKTQPAFATKAIDLLATLPIKGRAPKTGYDRALFGQAWMDVDRNGCDTRNDMLKRDLTAITYTNSVPCKVQSGMLADPYTGTSISFLRGSATSSAVQIDHVVALSDAWQKGAQQLTTEQRTAFANDSLNLQSTDGPTNMKKGDGDAATWLPPNKGFRCEYVARQISVKATYSLWVTQAEHDAMARILADCSGQLAPTNQQAPVAATQAPAAAPAPAGAAAPVVPAPAPAAVAPAPVPVAPVPVVPAPAPVPAAPAAYYANCTAAKAAGAAPIYAGQAGYRAGLDRDSDGVACES